TTGAACTGGTAAATCAATCTCACCCACAGGTTATTGAGATATGGAACCTTGTGTTTATGCAATTTAACCGCAAAGCAGACGGAAGTCTGGAACCACTTCCTGCACGTGTAATCGATACAGGTATGGGCTTTGAGCGTCTTTGCATGGCTCTTCAGAGAAAAACATCAAACTATGATACCGATGTATTCCAACCAATCCTGAAAGAAATCGCTAAGATGGCCGGAACAGAATATGGCTTGAATACACAAAACGATATTGCAATGCGCGTAATTGCGGATCATATCCGTACTATTGCATTCTCTATTACCGACGGTCAATTGCCATCAAACGCAAAAGCCGGATACGTAATCAGAAGAATCCTACGCCGCGCCGTTCGTTACGGATATACTTTCTTAGGTCAGAAATCTGCCTTCATGTACAAGTTACTTCCCGTGTTGATTGACAATATGGGTGACGCTTATCCTGAATTGGTTGCTCAGAAGGAATTGATAGGAAAGGTTATCAAGGAAGAAGAAGAATCATTCCTTCGCACACTTGAAACCGGTATCCGTCTGTTAGACAAAGCTATCGCAGATGTGAAAGCCGCAGGAAAGAACAGCATTGAAGGAAAAGACGCATTTACTCTTTATGATACATTTGGTTTCCCATTAGACCTTACAGAACTTATTCTGAGAGAAAACGGACTAACTGTAGATATTGAGGGATTCAACGTTGAGATGGAGCAACAAAAAGCACGTGCACGTAACGCTGCAGTTGTTGAAACTGGCGACTGGATTACTTTGAAAGAAGGAACATCTGATTTCGTTGGATATGATTACACCGAATATGAAGTGGAAATCCTCCGCTACCGTCAGATCAAACAAAAGAATCAGACTCTTTATCAGTTAGTACTGGATCATACGCCGTTCTATGCTGAGAGTGGTGGTCAGGTGGGCGACACTGGTGTAATTGTAAGTGAGTTCGAGACTATCGAAGTTATTGCAACTAAAAAAGAAAATAACCTGGCTGTTCATATTACAAAACAACTTCCAAAGAATCTGGAAGCTCCTATGATGGCTTGTGTTGATACAGATAAGAGAGCAGCTTGTGCAGCTAATCACTCAGCGACTCACCTACTCGACCAGGCTTTGCGTGAAGTTCTTGGAGAACACGTAGAACAAAAAGGTTCTCTTGTTTCACCAGACTCTTTACGTTTCGACTTCTCTCACTTCCAGAAAGTGACCGATGAGGAAATTCGTCAGGTGGAACACATTGTTAACGCAAGGATTCGCCAGAACATTCCATTAAATGAATATAGAAATCTGCCTATTGCCGAAGCAAAAGAATTAGGTGCAATTGCATTGTTCGGTGAAAAGTACGGAGATGAAGTTCGTGTTATCTGCTTTGGCTCATCTGTTGAGTTCTGTGGTGGAACACACGTGGCTGCTACAGGAAACATCGGTATGGTGAAGATCGTTTCTGAAAGTTCGGTTGCTGCCGGAGTTAGAAGAATTGAAGCTTATACCGGAGCTAAGGTGGAAGAAATGATGGACAACATTCAGGACACCTTCTCTGAACTGAAAGCTCTATTCAATAACGTTCCCGATCTTGGTGCTGCAATCCGCAAATCAATAGAAGAAAATGCCGGATTGAAGAAACAGGTTGAAGATTACATGAAGGAAAGACAGGCTGTTATCAAAGATAAATTGCTGCAGAACGTACAAGAGATCAATGGAGTGAAGTTAATCAAACTGATTGCTCCGATGCCTGCTGAAGCGGCTAAGAACATTGCTTTCCAATTACGTGGCGAAATAACCGAGAACTTGCTATTTGTAGCTGGAACAGAAGACGGTGGCAAGCCAATGCTTACTGTGATGATTTCTGATAATCTGGTTGAAGGCGGACTAAATGCCGGCAAACTGGTTAAAGAAGCTGCCAGATTAATTCAAGGTGGCGGCGGTGGACAAGCGCACTTCGCTACTGCCGGTGGAAAGAACAAAGATGGTCTTGCTACTGCTGTAAATAAAATCGTTGAACTTGCAGGAATCTAACTCAGTATATTACTGAAATAATTAAATAAAACTGAAACCGTTATCAACCGCAAGGTTGGTAACGGTTCTTTTTGCCTCATACTTTCACTAACAAAAAGCGTTATCCTCTTCTATCCCCTTCTTAATCAGGCTTATTAACCAACAATAGTCTATGAGCTTCAACAAGTTATCAACAGGTTCTTTCACAATCTTTCAACAGGGTTTCAACAAACAATTAACAATCCTTCAATAAGTTATCAACAGATATTCAACAGGTTGTTAACAGGCATTTAAGAGAGGATAATCCATTAATCCTAAGTCATCAACTGCTCTATCAAGGAACTTTAGCTAATGTTACCAGACAATTAAGCCAAAACTATTCGGCATATTAAAATAAAAGCCTATAGCTTTTTTAAATAAACTATAGAGCATATTATTATAAAGTCTACACCTTACAACAATATACTCTACAGTATTTATTCAATAGCTGGTGATAAAAAGTATTAATAGACTAGTAAGATTACCTAACCTTACCTGTAACATTCACTAACTGTAGAAACAAGTCTGAAAAAAATCACCAATTACTCCACCTGATCTTTGGGATAGTTGACCAGGTACAACGTTTCCGTGGCACGGGTAAAGGCGGTATAAAGCCAGCGGAAGTAATCGGGAGTGAGCATTTCGGGTGAAATGTATCCCTGATCAAGAAAAACCTTTTTCCACTGTCCGCCTTGAGCTTTATGACAAGTCACCGCATATCCGTACTTCACCTGCAAGGCATTGTAATAAGGATCGGCTTTCATCTTTTTCATACGCTCACGCTTGGTGGAAATAGTGGAATAATCTTCAAGAATCGCATAGAATAGACGATCATTATCTGCTTTGGGAAGAGCCGGAGCATCGGTATGCAGAGTATCAAGAAGAACGGTTGCTTCCAGTTCATAATCGTTATAATCGGGAAGAGTGAGCTGCACATCGGCAAAACGAAAGCCATACATCTCACGCGTTCTCCTTACACGGCGCACCACCGCCATATCGCCATTGGCTATAAACTCAATCTCCGCAGATTTCTCCGTCCAGAAATAATTATTCTTCGCCACCATCAGCAAGTCTCCCCCACTAAGTTCATCTTCTCTATAGAGAATTGTGTTACGGATACCTTTATTATAGATATTTGCCCGCTTATTAGAGCGGCACACAACGATTGTTTCATCCATTCCTACCTTACCGTAACAACTACTGATCTCTTCAATCAACTCGTCGCCCGCCAATAAGCGAATATCCGGAAAGCCTTTTACCCGGATCTTAGGCAGTGAATTGGCATCTCCCTGCGCTATCAGGTGACGCAATGCCGTGGCATTCCACAAAATGCCCGAATCACCAAGCTGACGAACCACCTGAGTTAAATCAATCTCCTTCACAGACAGCCCGTATCCTTTAAGAACATCAGCCGTAAGTGCCGGACTCTCCTCCTCTCCCACTGGAGGAAGCTGAGCTGTGTCGCCCATCAGCAGCAATCTGCAGCCTTGACCCGAATAAACATACTGAATCAAATCATCGAGCAGGCGGCCCGATCCAAAAACAGAACCGGAAAGTCCGTCGTTAGAAATCATGGAAGCCTCATCTACAATGAAAAGCGTATGTTGATGCAGGTTATCATTCAGCGAAAAATTAGAGAGTTCGTTGCTGAAAGACTGTTGGCGATATATTTTTTTATGAATGGTAAAAGCAGAATGGCCGGAATAGACAGAAAACACCTTGGCAGCCCGTCCGGTAGGTGCCAGCAGAATAGCCTTTTGATCAAGCTTCATCATTGTTTTCACCACTGCAGACACAAGCGAAGTCTTCCCAGTTCCGGCATAGCCTCGGAGAATAAATAAAGTATCATTTACCGGTGAAAGCAGAAATTCCGCTAGTTCCTCTATCGCAAAGGATTGCTCGGAAGTAGGTTCATGAGGGAAATTTTCCTTTATTTGCCCAACCAAATAGCTATTAATCATTTTTTGTTTTTATATTTGCGCTACGAATATAAACTAAAAAAAGAGATATTCCGTGCCACGCGCCAATAATCTTTCTTTAAATGCCAGAACATGACTGAAGAGTTGAGCATATCACAAATTGATTTTACAAAGACAGAGCAATATACCTTGTCCGTTCGCCTTAGTTCGGAAGAGTTCTATTTTTCTATCTATAATCCTACCAAAGAAAAGGCGTACAGTTTTATATCAAAGAAAACCAACGAAAATCTTTCAATGGCAGCCAATGTAAAAGAGGTCATTAAAGAAAATGATTTCCTGAAGCATCGGTATAAAAGAGTCAATGTAATGGTTATCACAAAGCGGTTTACGCTGATCCCTTTTGAACTTTTTGAGGATGAACAGGCTGAGGCTATTCTTTATCATAATCATACCAGGCACGAGAATGAAATTGTTCTGTACAATATCCTGAAGAACGCTAACGCAGTGGTGGTCTTTGCTGTAGATAAAAGTGCATACCAGCAACTTATTGATCAGTTTCCGGGAGCGCACTTCTATTGTCAGGCAAGCTCACTGACTGAATATTTTTCGGGACGCAGCAGACAAGGCAACAGCCTGAAGATGTATGCGTACCAAAGAAAGAATTCTATAGATATCCTGTGCTATGACCGTGGACGGGTACAGTTAATAAATAATTTCAAATGTAGCGAAACTGCCGATGTTATCTATTATCTGCTTTATGTATGGAAACAGCTTGACTTTAATCAGGAAAGAGATGAGCTTCATCTCACCGGAGAGCTCCGTGACAAGGAGTCCCTGGTAAAAGGATTAAAGCAATTTGTGAGACAATTATTCGTAATAAATCCACTTTCTGAGTTTTCATTAAACGGAATATCGAATGC
This genomic interval from uncultured Bacteroides sp. contains the following:
- a CDS encoding DUF3822 family protein — protein: MTEELSISQIDFTKTEQYTLSVRLSSEEFYFSIYNPTKEKAYSFISKKTNENLSMAANVKEVIKENDFLKHRYKRVNVMVITKRFTLIPFELFEDEQAEAILYHNHTRHENEIVLYNILKNANAVVVFAVDKSAYQQLIDQFPGAHFYCQASSLTEYFSGRSRQGNSLKMYAYQRKNSIDILCYDRGRVQLINNFKCSETADVIYYLLYVWKQLDFNQERDELHLTGELRDKESLVKGLKQFVRQLFVINPLSEFSLNGISNAKEIPFDLQTLSLCEL
- the alaS gene encoding alanine--tRNA ligase — protein: MLTAKEIRESFKAFFESKGHQIVPSAPMVIKDDPTLMFTNAGMNQFKDVILGNHPAKYHRVADSQKCLRVSGKHNDLEEVGHDTYHHTMFEMLGNWSFGDYFKKEAIEWAWEYLVTVLKLDPNLLYATVFEGNPSEGLERDNEAAAIWGQFLPADRIINGNRHDNFWEMGDTGPCGPCSEIHIDLRSEEERKAVSGLELVNQSHPQVIEIWNLVFMQFNRKADGSLEPLPARVIDTGMGFERLCMALQRKTSNYDTDVFQPILKEIAKMAGTEYGLNTQNDIAMRVIADHIRTIAFSITDGQLPSNAKAGYVIRRILRRAVRYGYTFLGQKSAFMYKLLPVLIDNMGDAYPELVAQKELIGKVIKEEEESFLRTLETGIRLLDKAIADVKAAGKNSIEGKDAFTLYDTFGFPLDLTELILRENGLTVDIEGFNVEMEQQKARARNAAVVETGDWITLKEGTSDFVGYDYTEYEVEILRYRQIKQKNQTLYQLVLDHTPFYAESGGQVGDTGVIVSEFETIEVIATKKENNLAVHITKQLPKNLEAPMMACVDTDKRAACAANHSATHLLDQALREVLGEHVEQKGSLVSPDSLRFDFSHFQKVTDEEIRQVEHIVNARIRQNIPLNEYRNLPIAEAKELGAIALFGEKYGDEVRVICFGSSVEFCGGTHVAATGNIGMVKIVSESSVAAGVRRIEAYTGAKVEEMMDNIQDTFSELKALFNNVPDLGAAIRKSIEENAGLKKQVEDYMKERQAVIKDKLLQNVQEINGVKLIKLIAPMPAEAAKNIAFQLRGEITENLLFVAGTEDGGKPMLTVMISDNLVEGGLNAGKLVKEAARLIQGGGGGQAHFATAGGKNKDGLATAVNKIVELAGI
- a CDS encoding AAA family ATPase, whose product is MINSYLVGQIKENFPHEPTSEQSFAIEELAEFLLSPVNDTLFILRGYAGTGKTSLVSAVVKTMMKLDQKAILLAPTGRAAKVFSVYSGHSAFTIHKKIYRQQSFSNELSNFSLNDNLHQHTLFIVDEASMISNDGLSGSVFGSGRLLDDLIQYVYSGQGCRLLLMGDTAQLPPVGEEESPALTADVLKGYGLSVKEIDLTQVVRQLGDSGILWNATALRHLIAQGDANSLPKIRVKGFPDIRLLAGDELIEEISSCYGKVGMDETIVVCRSNKRANIYNKGIRNTILYREDELSGGDLLMVAKNNYFWTEKSAEIEFIANGDMAVVRRVRRTREMYGFRFADVQLTLPDYNDYELEATVLLDTLHTDAPALPKADNDRLFYAILEDYSTISTKRERMKKMKADPYYNALQVKYGYAVTCHKAQGGQWKKVFLDQGYISPEMLTPDYFRWLYTAFTRATETLYLVNYPKDQVE